Proteins found in one Hevea brasiliensis isolate MT/VB/25A 57/8 chromosome 18, ASM3005281v1, whole genome shotgun sequence genomic segment:
- the LOC110640470 gene encoding LOW QUALITY PROTEIN: RNA-dependent RNA polymerase 1 (The sequence of the model RefSeq protein was modified relative to this genomic sequence to represent the inferred CDS: inserted 1 base in 1 codon), producing the protein MSKTISLYGFPYVEDPKDIKDFLEEYTGEGTVYAVYVALPKSSSLRTYAKVQFTGIEAAEIIKSLADYYLGYGNSYLKARDADHDIVPMPRNFVQRIDKITLNFGCQISKEIFSLLWKQENVSVKFGFRLRKFYFLFSFLSIDYKLELSYENIWQVDLHRPRGGTKKFLVIQLYGAPKIYQKDTPARSYFREATDDKWVREVDFTPSCCIGQSSALCLELPLDGQLPNFQENFVYYKENESQFDLVTGSAFSCNSDIVPIVSSPHGFHLPYEILFKVNCLVQHGCLPGPALDANFFRLVDPDRVEIAYIENALEKLRHLNECCFDPVSWLRDQYTKYITSGRLPEPPAVALDDGLVYVHRVQITPAKVYFCGPEVNLSNRVLRNYPDDIKNFLRISFVDEDLDRLYSTNLSPRTSSVNEERRTKIYERILSILRNGIVIGEKKFEFLGFSQSQLRENSVWMFASRPGLTAEDIRKWMGDFREIKNVAKYAARLGQSFSSSRETFNVYRHEIEIIPDIEVNSDGINYVFSDGIGKISSELAHSIAQKLGFRNYTPSAFQIRYGGYKGVVAVDPTSPKKLSLRKSMSKYKSNNTSLDVLGWSKYQGCFLNREVITLLSTLWVRDRVFESKQEEAVAQLDAILTDPLQAQEALEMMAPGENTNILKEMLLCGYKPSTEPFLSMMLRTFRAAKLFDLRTKTRIFLPKGRAMMGCLDETGTLEYGQVFVQYSCARNRQFFSCNETHEQNQILQGKVVVAKNPCLHPGDVGVLKAVDVPALHHMVDCIVFPQKGKRPHTNECSGSDLDGDVYFVCWDXDLIPSRWYPPTDYTAAKSMILDHDVTIEEVQEYFADYILNDSLGIICHAHIVFADKEPFRAMSKECIELAKLSSIAVDFPKTGVPAKIPPHLRVKEYPDFMEKPDKPKYESQRVIGKLFRAVKDIAPSTSPVRSFTWEVARQCYDPDMEVEGYMNYIDDAFYYKSQYDNKLGNMMDYYGIKTEAEIISGWIIKTWKSFDKKRDFDAIMFSVRSLRNQAKAWFNETESDDLYAKASAWYHVTYHPNYWGRCNEGLDRDHFLSFPWCVHDKLIEIKKGKASDVSSISSRLSSLAREFSNSVSLNLHLGTED; encoded by the exons ATGTCCAAGACGATCAGTCTCTATGGATTTCCTTACGTTGAGGATCCGAAAGACATAAAAGACTTTCTGGAGGAATATACAGGAGAAGGAACCGTTTATGCTGTTTATGTTGCACTACCCAAAAGTTCAAGTTTAAGAACATATGCTAAAGTTCAATTCACTGGCATAGAAGCTGCTGAAATCATCAAATCATTAGCTGATTATTACCTGGGGTATGGCAATTCTTATCTGAAAGCTCGGGACGCCGACCATGACATTGTTCCAATGCCAAGGAACTTTGTGCAACGTATAGATAAAATTACATTAAACTTTGGATGCCAAATTTCCAAAGAAATATTCTCTCTTCTGTGGAAACAGGAAAATGTTTCGGTTAAATTTGGGTTTAGACTCAGAAAATTCTACTTCTTGTTCTCTTTTCTTTCCATTGATTACAAGCTTGAGCTTTCCTATGAGAATATCTGGCAGGTTGATCTACATCGTCCTCGTGGTGGAACCAAAAAATTCCTTGTCATTCAG TTATATGGTGCTCCCAAGATTTATCAGAAAGACACACCTGCTCGAAGCTATTTTAGGGAAGCTACTGATGACAAGTGGGTCCGGGAAGTTGATTTTACTCCATCCTGCTGCATTGGGCAGTCCTCTGCTTTGTGCTTGGAGCTTCCACTCGACGGTCAGCTTCCAAATTTTCAGGAAAATTTTGTATACTACAAAGAAAATGAAAGCCAATTCGATCTGGTGACAGGTTCAGCTTTCTCTTGCAACTCAGATATTGTCCCCATTGTGAGTTCACCCCACGGATTCCACTTGCCATATGAAATCTTGTTTAAAGTTAATTGTTTAGTCCAGCATGGCTGTCTTCCTGGGCCTGCACTTGATGCCAATTTCTTTCGGTTGGTTGATCCAGACAGAGTAGAAATTGCATACATAGAAAATGCTCTCGAGAAACTGCGCCATTTGAATGAGTGTTGCTTCGACCCTGTAAGCTGGCTCCGTGATCAGTACACGAAATACATTACTTCTGGCAGGCTTCCAGAACCACCTGCTGTAGCTTTAGATGACGGATTGGTATACGTCCACAGGGTTCAAATAACCCCTGCTAAAGTATATTTCTGTGGTCCTGAAGTGAACCTCTCCAATCGCGTTTTGCGCAATTATCCCGATGATATCAAGAATTTTCTTCGCATTTCATTTGTTGATGAGGATCTAGATAGACTTTATTCAACAAATTTATCTCCTAGAACATCGTCTGTCAATGAGGAAAGGCGAACAAAAATTTATGAAAGGATACTGTCAATACTGAGAAATGGTATTGTCATTGGAGAGAAGAAATTCGAGTTTCTCGGCTTTTCACAGAGTCAATTACGAGAAAATTCTGTATGGATGTTTGCTTCTAGGCCAGGGCTTACTGCAGAAGACATCAGAAAGTGGATGGGAGATTTTCGTGAAATAAAGAATGTGGCTAAGTATGCTGCTAGGCTTGGCCAATCTTTCAGTTCATCAAGGGAAACATTCAATGTTTATAGGCATGAAATTGAAATTATTCCTGATATAGAAGTTAACAGTGATGGAATCAACTATGTTTTCTCCGATGGAATTGGAAAAATTTCTTCAGAATTGGCTCATAGCATAGCCCAAAAACTTGGCTTCAGAAACTATACTCCATCAGCTTTTCAGATTAGATATGGTGGTTATAAGGGTGTTGTAGCTGTTGATCCAACCTCACCAAAGAAATTGTCACTGAGGAAGAGTATGTCCAAGTACAAATCCAACAACACTAGCCTAGATGTTCTAGGATGGAGCAAGTATCAAGGTTGTTTCCTTAATCGTGAAGTGATCACTCTTTTGTCTACTCTTTGGGTTAGGGATCGTGTTTTCGAAAGCAAGCAAGAGGAGGCTGTAGCCCAACTTGATGCTATTTTGACAGATCCACTACAGGCACAGGAGGCACTTGAGATGATGGCCCCGGGAGAAAACACCAACATTCTCAAGGAAATGTTGTTGTGTGGTTACAAGCCAAGCACAGAGCCATTTCTTTCAATGATGCTGCGAACATTCCGTGCCGCGAAATTGTTTGATTTGAGGACCAAAACAAGGATATTTCTTCCAAAAGGCAGAGCAATGATGGGATGTCTGGATGAAACTGGGACGCTGGAATATGGTCAAGTATTTGTGCAGTATTCTTGTGCTAGGAATAGGCAGTTCTTCAGCTGCAATgaaacacatgaacaaaatcagATCTTGCAGGGGAAGGTTGTTGTCGCTAAAAATCCATGTCTACATCCTGGAGATGTTGGTGTCTTGAAGGCTGTGGATGTGCCTGCTTTACACCACATGGTGGATTGCATTGTTTTTCCACAGAAAGGAAAAAG ACCTCATACAAATGAATGCTCGGGAAGTGATCTCGACGGAGATGTCTACTTCGTTTGTTGGG TCGATCTCATTCCTTCTCGGTGGTATCCACCCACGGATTATACGGCGGCCAAAAGTATGATTCTAGATCATGATGTTacaattgag GAAGTCCAGGAGTACTTTGCAGACTACATACTTAACGACAGCTTAGGAATCATTTGCCATGCCCACATTGTGTTTGCAGATAAGGAGCCTTTCAGGGCAATGAGTAAAGAATGTATTGAACTTGCTAAGCTCTCATCAATTGCAGTTGATTTCCCCAAGACTGGTGTGCCAGCCAAAATTCCACCACATCTTCGTGTGAAAGAGTATCCAGACTTCATGGAAAAACCTGATAAACCGAAATATGAATCGCAGCGCGTCATTGGGAAGCTTTTTCGAGCTGTAAAGGACATCGCACCTAGCACTAGCCCTGTAAGATCCTTCACCTGGGAAGTGGCAAGGCAGTGTTATGATCCTGACATGGAAGTAGAAGGGTATATGAATTATATAGACGATGCATTCTACTACAAAAGTCAATATGACAACAAGTTGGGGAATATGATGGATTATTATGGGATAAAAACAGAGGCTGAAATAATCAGTGGGTGGATCATAAAAACATGGAAGTCATTTGACAAGAAAAGGGATTTCGATGCGATTATGTTTTCTGTAAGGTCATTGAGGAATCAAGCAAAAGCCTGGTTTAATGAGACAGAAAGTGATGATTTATATGCGAAAGCATCAGCTTGGTACCATGTGACATACCATCCAAATTATTGGGGTAGGTGTAATGAAGGGTTGGATAGAGATCATTTCCTGAGTTTTCCTTGGTGTGTCCACGACAAGCTTATTGAGATCAAGAAAGGCAAAGCAAGTGATGTTAGTAGTATTTCTTCACGTTTGTCATCATTGGCAAGAGAGTTCAGCAACTCGGTGTCATTGAATCTGCACTTAGGGACTGAGGACTAG